A window of Methanolobus sediminis contains these coding sequences:
- a CDS encoding RrF2 family transcriptional regulator: MKLSTKSEYACLALIDLSENYGAGYIKIEDICQRQDLPRKYIEQILLSLKREGYVKSRRGADGGYMLAKEPAQISLAEIVRHMDGALAPVNSVSKYFYECTPLEKNDALIKVFREIRDYTSDKMENTTFADLIRE; this comes from the coding sequence ATGAAACTTTCAACAAAAAGTGAATACGCCTGTCTTGCACTGATAGACCTCTCAGAAAATTACGGTGCAGGATACATCAAAATAGAGGATATCTGTCAGAGGCAAGACCTTCCAAGAAAATATATCGAACAGATATTATTATCTTTAAAGAGAGAAGGGTATGTAAAAAGCCGCCGTGGGGCTGATGGCGGCTATATGCTGGCCAAAGAGCCTGCACAAATATCTCTGGCTGAGATCGTTAGACATATGGATGGAGCTCTTGCTCCTGTAAATTCTGTGAGTAAATATTTCTATGAGTGTACACCCCTTGAAAAGAATGACGCGCTGATCAAAGTGTTCAGAGAGATCAGAGACTACACTTCTGACAAAATGGAGAATACAACTTTTGCTGATCTGATTCGTGAATAA
- a CDS encoding sugar-specific transcriptional regulator TrmB: MLQMMEAVKMPGQIQGAMSDEEVIAWVLGVDRRLVVLGSMKSHPILKASDIAQETNRSTQNISRALKEFNEKGFIMCLNPEKTTWKRYTITNSGRELLEKLEDIYFDPN; the protein is encoded by the coding sequence ATGTTACAAATGATGGAAGCGGTCAAAATGCCAGGACAAATTCAGGGTGCTATGTCTGATGAAGAAGTGATTGCATGGGTACTCGGTGTTGACAGACGCCTTGTTGTCCTCGGGTCCATGAAAAGTCATCCAATCCTTAAAGCATCAGATATTGCCCAGGAAACGAACAGGTCTACACAGAACATAAGCCGTGCTCTTAAAGAGTTCAATGAAAAAGGATTCATAATGTGTCTTAATCCTGAAAAAACAACCTGGAAAAGATATACTATTACAAATTCCGGAAGAGAGTTACTGGAAAAACTCGAAGATATCTATTTCGATCCTAATTAA
- a CDS encoding thiamine pyrophosphate-binding protein, with translation MEEMNGAEILVKSLEDLGVKQIFGYTGAAILPVFHALEKSDIEIVINSNEQSAAFSAAGYSRSSGDVGVAIVTSGPAITNTLTSVADAYGDSIPLLVIAGQVPAHKIGTDSFQHINVEGIFGEAAKKVMLVSDGDDLEAIIKDAYYFAKSGKPGPVVIDVPLDKQQKMHEYQDMNIMRFEESYHDDRHLCDEQCEEFFRLFLNSKRPLLYLGGGLNSEAGSHAIREFNDYFMIPSVNTLMAKGVLDGREELNLGMLGMFGTPYANMLIQENDFFFAIGVRWDDRVAEKVGFAIGTDIAYIDINPEKMHQIKIERGPKFTFIGDATTAIMDLLNYAKKNNITLNIYEWQERARFLKRSWPLDYNRESEFIQSAEVMSLLSNYIDGNTMITTGVGNQQMLAAQYLPMQKAKSFMTSGSFGTMGFSMPTSIGVHFANPEARVIAIDGDGSLRMNLGELHTIASLNLPIKILMLNNRSDGMVQNLQDAAYEGKRTGTQRPKDVHFAEIAESFGFAFAERITDRKELKDGMEAFLNSEGPCFLEVCTDREEVLYPKVPAGGAYKDMILGPYIKQVTDKS, from the coding sequence ATGGAAGAAATGAATGGAGCAGAAATATTAGTTAAAAGTCTGGAGGACCTCGGGGTCAAACAAATATTCGGTTATACCGGAGCGGCAATACTTCCGGTATTCCATGCACTTGAGAAGAGTGACATCGAGATAGTCATCAACTCAAACGAACAGTCAGCAGCCTTCAGTGCAGCCGGATATTCCAGGTCATCAGGCGATGTCGGTGTTGCAATAGTCACATCCGGACCTGCGATCACCAATACGCTCACAAGCGTTGCAGATGCCTATGGTGACAGCATCCCGCTTCTTGTCATCGCGGGGCAGGTCCCTGCGCATAAGATAGGCACCGACTCGTTCCAGCATATCAATGTTGAGGGTATCTTCGGGGAAGCTGCCAAGAAGGTCATGCTGGTTTCTGATGGTGATGATCTTGAGGCTATTATCAAGGATGCCTACTACTTTGCAAAATCCGGAAAACCCGGGCCAGTTGTCATAGATGTCCCTCTGGACAAACAGCAGAAGATGCATGAGTACCAGGACATGAACATCATGAGGTTCGAGGAAAGCTACCATGATGACAGACATCTCTGCGATGAACAATGCGAGGAATTCTTCCGTTTATTCCTTAACTCAAAAAGACCGCTACTCTATCTGGGAGGAGGTCTCAACTCTGAAGCCGGAAGCCATGCAATCAGGGAGTTTAATGATTACTTCATGATACCTTCGGTAAACACTCTCATGGCAAAAGGAGTCCTTGATGGCCGTGAGGAACTCAATCTCGGAATGCTGGGAATGTTTGGCACACCATACGCCAACATGCTCATCCAGGAGAACGACTTCTTCTTCGCAATCGGTGTTCGCTGGGATGACAGGGTTGCTGAAAAAGTCGGGTTTGCGATTGGCACGGACATCGCCTACATCGATATCAATCCCGAGAAAATGCACCAGATAAAGATAGAAAGAGGACCGAAATTCACATTCATCGGGGATGCTACCACGGCTATAATGGATCTGCTCAATTATGCTAAAAAGAACAACATCACATTGAACATCTACGAGTGGCAGGAACGTGCCAGATTCCTGAAAAGGTCATGGCCGCTGGATTACAACCGTGAATCAGAATTTATCCAGTCTGCTGAGGTCATGTCACTGCTATCCAATTATATCGATGGTAACACCATGATTACAACAGGTGTCGGCAATCAGCAAATGCTTGCAGCACAGTATCTTCCCATGCAGAAAGCAAAGTCTTTCATGACATCCGGTTCTTTCGGAACAATGGGCTTTTCCATGCCAACATCAATTGGTGTCCATTTTGCAAACCCTGAAGCAAGGGTCATAGCAATCGATGGTGATGGAAGTCTGCGAATGAACCTTGGGGAACTACATACGATCGCTTCACTGAACCTGCCGATCAAGATACTCATGCTTAATAACAGGAGTGACGGAATGGTCCAGAACCTGCAGGATGCAGCTTATGAAGGAAAAAGGACTGGAACACAGAGGCCAAAGGATGTTCATTTTGCTGAAATCGCAGAGTCTTTCGGATTTGCTTTTGCTGAAAGGATAACAGACAGGAAAGAGCTTAAAGATGGAATGGAGGCTTTCCTGAATTCAGAAGGACCATGTTTCCTTGAAGTTTGCACAGACAGGGAAGAAGTTCTGTATCCAAAGGTTCCTGCAGGTGGTGCTTACAAGGACATGATTCTTGGCCCGTATATTAAGCAGGTTACAGATAAGTCTTAA
- a CDS encoding toll/interleukin-1 receptor domain-containing protein: MTFKIFVSYCTKDIEEIKPILNQIQTIKDTEFFFADQTLNPGDHISQRIINYISNCDVFILFYSKSAYASTYVQHEIGVAKANDKLIIPILLDDTKPDGMLQGINYLNFYNQNKKQQEFERLYNYINQNVKRKNQNSALSLVALLGLGYLLLKSDEGESEEEFF, translated from the coding sequence ATGACCTTTAAGATATTTGTTAGTTACTGTACAAAAGATATAGAAGAGATTAAGCCTATTTTAAATCAAATACAAACCATAAAAGATACTGAATTTTTCTTCGCTGACCAAACATTGAATCCAGGGGATCATATAAGCCAAAGAATTATCAACTACATAAGTAATTGTGATGTTTTCATTTTATTTTACAGCAAATCTGCCTACGCTTCAACTTATGTTCAACATGAAATCGGTGTTGCTAAAGCTAACGATAAACTAATTATACCAATTTTGCTTGATGATACAAAGCCTGATGGAATGTTACAAGGCATAAATTATCTGAATTTCTATAACCAAAATAAAAAGCAGCAGGAATTTGAAAGGTTATATAATTATATTAATCAAAATGTTAAACGAAAAAATCAAAATTCTGCGCTTTCTCTGGTAGCATTGTTGGGACTTGGATATCTTTTGCTAAAATCAGATGAAGGAGAAAGCGAGGAAGAGTTTTTCTGA
- the rsgA gene encoding ribosome small subunit-dependent GTPase A, translating into MNGEYRNKESDASDIFVIPGWNNSQASAFSAYKGPYFPGRISTQHKTVWHILTEKGEIQASISGAMRRVGKQPVVGDFVVLLDQSDIGSYTIVDILPRTSCLSRGSAGESGEEQLIAANIDTIFIVTAVGHDLNVRRLERYLTIVYSSGARPVILINKIDLVGDMPDDVSETIQEIKDIADDVPVITLSALTSTDLEKLDSFMNPDETIALVGSSGVGKSTLINALLGYDVQKTLSVREDDDKGRHTTTVRQLFILQNGTIFIDNPGIREIQLGDSSDGIDRTFSDIAELAQNCRFKDCTHRNEPHCAVRKAMDDGIISQERFDSYHKLSDELAFQADKAEIGLKGVEKKKWKEVAVARKYLKTGER; encoded by the coding sequence ATGAATGGTGAATACAGGAACAAAGAAAGTGATGCTTCGGACATCTTTGTTATTCCCGGCTGGAACAACTCACAGGCATCTGCTTTTTCTGCCTATAAAGGCCCTTATTTTCCCGGCAGGATCTCAACCCAGCATAAGACAGTCTGGCATATCCTTACTGAAAAGGGTGAGATACAGGCATCAATCTCGGGAGCCATGCGTAGGGTCGGCAAGCAGCCTGTTGTAGGTGACTTTGTTGTACTGCTTGACCAGAGTGACATAGGTTCATACACCATTGTGGACATTCTCCCACGAACGTCCTGTCTTTCCAGAGGTTCTGCAGGTGAGTCAGGTGAAGAGCAGTTGATAGCTGCAAATATTGATACTATCTTCATTGTCACGGCAGTGGGACATGACCTTAACGTGCGAAGGCTTGAAAGATATCTCACAATCGTTTATTCCTCCGGTGCAAGACCTGTTATTCTCATTAACAAGATCGATCTTGTCGGGGACATGCCGGATGATGTATCAGAAACGATACAGGAAATAAAAGATATCGCTGATGATGTTCCGGTGATAACTCTCAGTGCCCTTACAAGTACTGACCTGGAAAAGCTGGACTCTTTCATGAACCCGGATGAAACAATAGCTCTCGTCGGTTCTTCAGGTGTTGGCAAATCCACCCTCATCAATGCTCTTTTAGGCTACGATGTCCAGAAGACATTAAGTGTACGTGAAGATGACGACAAAGGAAGACACACCACCACTGTAAGACAGCTTTTTATTCTCCAAAACGGAACGATATTTATCGACAACCCCGGCATCCGCGAGATCCAGCTTGGAGATTCGTCCGATGGCATCGACAGGACATTTTCCGATATTGCCGAGCTTGCCCAAAATTGTCGTTTCAAGGATTGCACTCACCGGAACGAGCCTCACTGTGCCGTCAGAAAAGCAATGGATGATGGCATCATATCGCAGGAAAGGTTTGACAGCTATCATAAGCTCAGCGATGAACTGGCTTTCCAGGCAGATAAGGCTGAGATCGGTCTGAAGGGAGTTGAGAAGAAAAAGTGGAAAGAGGTAGCAGTGGCAAGGAAGTATCTGAAGACTGGGGAACGGTGA
- a CDS encoding DUF4386 domain-containing protein: protein MKTITKLRILYPAWIVISIFSLLYAPTLASESTLFKVGQLGQIVVQLFQIMIALLLYKLFMETDKEQASLIAIFGILGVPLSLMGILMPEALHLAEVFWGLWLIPIGTLVIRSGMFPKWIGYFLYIGSLGYFGATVSYFLIGSVPASVDIFTMGEVIWALWITFVGAREVRN from the coding sequence ATGAAGACCATAACCAAACTTAGAATTCTTTATCCGGCATGGATTGTTATAAGCATATTTTCATTGTTATACGCACCGACACTTGCCAGCGAATCCACATTATTCAAAGTTGGTCAGTTAGGTCAGATTGTTGTACAATTGTTCCAGATAATGATTGCGTTATTGCTGTATAAACTATTCATGGAGACCGATAAGGAACAGGCATCCTTGATAGCCATATTCGGTATCTTAGGGGTACCTCTCTCATTGATGGGAATACTCATGCCCGAAGCGTTACACTTAGCGGAGGTATTCTGGGGACTATGGCTTATACCCATTGGTACACTGGTTATCAGATCGGGAATGTTCCCAAAATGGATCGGATATTTCTTATATATCGGGTCCCTGGGGTACTTCGGAGCAACGGTCTCATATTTCCTTATAGGATCTGTGCCAGCCTCTGTTGATATCTTCACAATGGGTGAGGTTATCTGGGCACTATGGATAACCTTCGTAGGTGCTAGGGAAGTCCGGAATTGA
- a CDS encoding ATP-binding protein, which yields MSKLARSVGTRDQGPEAPVEYDIPQAVVAEGIVNAIAHKDYTSNASVQIMLFADRLEIWNPGGLPPSLSLESLRKPHASHPANPLIAEPLFLAKYIEKAGTVTLDMIQLCRKHDLMEPEFRLEDGSFVLILRRKSKAGEVTTEVILVNTIIGEMTRKELQDALSLKIMSTSENITLCLHWNPESSK from the coding sequence ATGTCAAAGCTTGCACGTTCCGTTGGCACAAGAGATCAGGGACCGGAAGCTCCTGTAGAATATGATATTCCACAAGCCGTTGTTGCTGAAGGAATTGTCAATGCTATTGCACATAAGGATTATACCAGCAATGCCAGTGTGCAGATTATGTTATTTGCCGACCGCCTTGAAATATGGAATCCCGGAGGATTGCCACCATCTTTATCTCTTGAAAGTCTGCGAAAACCGCATGCATCACATCCGGCGAACCCTCTTATTGCAGAACCTCTGTTTCTGGCGAAATATATCGAAAAAGCAGGAACCGTCACTCTGGACATGATCCAGCTATGCAGAAAACATGACCTGATGGAACCGGAATTCAGATTGGAAGATGGATCTTTCGTGCTCATTCTTCGAAGAAAAAGTAAAGCTGGCGAAGTCACCACGGAAGTTATTCTGGTTAATACTATTATTGGTGAAATGACTAGAAAAGAACTTCAGGATGCTCTAAGCTTGAAAATAATGAGCACTTCAGAAAACATTACCTTGTGCCTGCACTGGAATCCGGAATCATCGAAATGA
- a CDS encoding Fic family protein yields the protein MPALESGIIEMTIPDKPTSRMQKYKLTEKGQMLKAKNKK from the coding sequence GTGCCTGCACTGGAATCCGGAATCATCGAAATGACAATTCCAGATAAACCCACAAGCCGTATGCAAAAATACAAGCTTACAGAAAAAGGTCAGATGTTAAAAGCAAAAAATAAGAAATAA
- a CDS encoding flavodoxin family protein, producing the protein MKVLVVMGSPRKGNTYRSVRKIEEIMRSRGDVEFEYLMLNDVNQSPCSGCLVCFGKGEEYCPLKDDAPAIEKKMHESDGVIFATPVYGMNVSAQMKIFIDRHSYIFHRPRFFDKKALLLSTTGVIGHREVLDYLQLVAGSWGFEISHKVGIITREPLPAETELENEKKLQAAANVFYSALLNKKRWTPGLKDLTMFRVQKAIFKNLADFSPADYNYWKEKGWLRPEAKYYTDVPINPFYNAVSWISEQILKRKMGKEILENQK; encoded by the coding sequence ATGAAAGTCCTTGTTGTGATGGGGAGCCCGCGCAAAGGCAATACCTATCGGTCAGTCAGGAAAATAGAAGAGATAATGCGGTCAAGGGGCGATGTTGAGTTTGAGTACCTTATGCTTAACGATGTAAATCAGTCCCCATGTAGTGGGTGTCTTGTCTGTTTTGGGAAAGGAGAGGAATACTGTCCTTTAAAGGACGATGCTCCTGCTATTGAGAAAAAAATGCATGAATCTGACGGTGTCATCTTTGCGACACCTGTTTATGGCATGAATGTTTCCGCACAGATGAAGATCTTTATTGATCGCCATTCCTACATCTTTCACAGACCACGCTTTTTTGATAAGAAAGCTCTTCTTCTGTCAACAACCGGAGTGATAGGTCACAGGGAAGTTCTTGATTATCTTCAGCTGGTTGCAGGATCATGGGGCTTTGAGATATCCCATAAGGTAGGCATTATAACCCGTGAGCCATTACCGGCGGAAACAGAACTTGAGAATGAAAAGAAACTGCAGGCTGCTGCCAATGTCTTTTATAGTGCCCTCCTGAACAAAAAACGATGGACACCCGGGCTTAAAGATTTAACTATGTTTCGTGTTCAGAAAGCTATTTTTAAAAACCTTGCTGATTTTTCACCTGCCGATTACAATTACTGGAAAGAAAAGGGCTGGCTAAGGCCCGAGGCAAAATATTACACAGATGTGCCAATCAATCCGTTCTATAATGCTGTTAGCTGGATTTCGGAGCAGATTCTCAAAAGAAAGATGGGAAAGGAAATACTTGAAAATCAAAAATAG
- a CDS encoding AAA family ATPase, whose product MDENIQKLNEKATSYAEQIEKLRKEIKNTIIGQEEIIDSLLIALMSQGHVLLEGVPGLAKTLMVRTISECLECDFVRLQFTPDLLPADITGTKIYNHNEGSFSTLKGPIFSNFILADEINRAPPKVQSALLEAMQERQVSIQGDTFHLERPFLVMATQNPIESEGTYKLPEAQVDRFMSKLLIDYPTKDEEIEIIERFTQGVKTSVSKILSSNEIIEIQDFIPQVYADRKIMDYVARIVDATRHPQSYSVDVEDHIEYGASPRASLWLILAAKSHAVLNGRGYVIPEDVKSVVYHVLRHRVLLNYEAEVEEISSDHVITEILEKVKVP is encoded by the coding sequence ATGGACGAGAATATTCAAAAACTGAACGAAAAGGCAACCTCTTATGCAGAGCAAATAGAGAAATTACGAAAAGAGATCAAGAACACAATAATCGGACAGGAAGAGATAATTGACAGCCTTCTTATAGCGCTTATGTCGCAGGGACATGTGCTGCTTGAAGGAGTGCCAGGTCTTGCAAAGACCCTCATGGTCAGGACAATCTCAGAATGCCTTGAATGCGATTTTGTGCGACTGCAATTCACACCGGACCTCTTGCCTGCGGATATCACAGGCACCAAAATCTATAATCACAACGAAGGCTCATTTTCAACACTTAAAGGTCCGATCTTTTCTAACTTCATTCTTGCTGACGAAATAAACCGTGCTCCTCCTAAAGTACAATCTGCACTCCTTGAAGCAATGCAGGAAAGACAGGTAAGTATCCAGGGAGACACTTTCCATCTTGAACGACCTTTTCTTGTAATGGCGACACAGAACCCCATCGAATCCGAAGGAACCTATAAACTGCCTGAAGCTCAGGTTGACAGGTTCATGTCAAAACTGCTCATCGATTATCCCACAAAGGACGAAGAAATAGAGATAATCGAAAGGTTCACCCAGGGAGTCAAGACCAGTGTTTCAAAGATACTTTCATCAAATGAAATCATCGAGATACAGGACTTCATTCCTCAGGTATATGCTGACAGGAAGATCATGGACTATGTGGCCCGGATCGTAGATGCAACACGTCATCCGCAGAGTTATTCTGTGGATGTGGAAGACCACATCGAATACGGAGCCTCGCCCCGTGCATCCCTGTGGCTCATACTCGCTGCAAAATCACATGCAGTTCTGAATGGCAGAGGATATGTGATTCCCGAGGACGTAAAATCAGTGGTATATCACGTACTTCGCCATCGTGTACTGCTCAACTATGAAGCCGAGGTCGAAGAGATAAGCAGCGACCATGTGATAACTGAGATACTTGAAAAGGTAAAAGTCCCCTGA
- a CDS encoding DUF58 domain-containing protein, with protein sequence MHHTKEIIRQVRKIEISTKQQVDGLIAGNYHSVFKGQGIDFSEIREYRPGDDVRAIDWKVTARFNHPFIKEFVEERDLRVYFAIDISASGSFGSNISKMQKATEIAASLMFSAMKNNDNVGLFLFTEDVEKYVPARKGRKHVLKLLGTMVSYEPLEKRTDIMKSMESIAKMLKRRSIVFVISDFISDDFSKPLNIMKSRHDIVALRVMDAREQELPDVGLIELEDEETGEQLLVDTSDEEIRIRYAELVREHNETLQKLFRKMKIDMVDLVTDEPYEVALNKFFKTRKIKEIR encoded by the coding sequence ATGCACCATACAAAAGAGATTATCAGACAGGTCAGAAAGATTGAGATCAGTACGAAACAGCAGGTTGATGGACTGATAGCCGGAAACTACCACTCAGTGTTCAAAGGCCAGGGAATCGATTTTTCAGAGATACGCGAATATCGGCCCGGAGATGATGTCCGTGCCATCGACTGGAAAGTAACTGCAAGATTCAATCATCCTTTCATTAAAGAGTTCGTAGAGGAAAGGGACCTACGTGTCTATTTTGCTATAGATATATCAGCTTCCGGAAGCTTTGGAAGCAACATAAGCAAAATGCAGAAAGCAACTGAGATCGCTGCAAGCCTGATGTTCTCGGCCATGAAGAACAACGACAATGTCGGCCTTTTCCTCTTTACCGAAGATGTCGAGAAGTACGTCCCTGCCAGAAAAGGCAGGAAACATGTCCTGAAACTACTCGGTACAATGGTCTCATACGAACCACTTGAAAAACGGACTGACATCATGAAAAGCATGGAGTCCATAGCAAAAATGCTCAAACGAAGAAGCATTGTTTTTGTGATCTCAGACTTCATTTCCGACGACTTCTCCAAACCCCTGAACATCATGAAAAGCAGACATGACATCGTGGCATTAAGGGTCATGGATGCACGTGAACAGGAACTTCCCGATGTAGGTCTTATAGAACTTGAAGACGAAGAAACCGGAGAACAGCTACTTGTCGACACATCTGACGAGGAAATAAGAATACGCTACGCAGAACTTGTCAGGGAACATAACGAAACACTTCAGAAACTCTTCAGGAAAATGAAGATAGACATGGTCGATCTTGTCACAGACGAACCGTATGAAGTTGCACTTAATAAATTCTTTAAAACCAGAAAAATAAAGGAGATACGATAA
- a CDS encoding vWA domain-containing protein, which translates to MAGFDSPYILLFLLIIPLIYYLQKKARIQKKNEAIKFSNLAYLKSAMGDSKKSKRDMHLFYLSLLTIGLMVIGFANPHIPLEQTKEGVNVVLVMDNSGSMQAQDYQPSRLEAAKSSAEILIKSLKSQDYAGVVVFESGATTAAYLSPDKDKVIEKLQNIAAKDGATAIGDGLSLGIDMASSIPNKKKVVILLSDGVNNAGYISPDEAIQFAKANDIQVYTIGMGSTGKVLLGYDWYGNPQYAELDEATLQKIAQETGGNYFKSVDDNTLDEIYKNIGENIKRETEETNIKDWFFFAAFVTLLVQLYYRYGKGRILQ; encoded by the coding sequence ATGGCAGGTTTTGATTCTCCTTACATACTTTTATTCTTGCTGATAATTCCCCTTATTTATTATCTTCAGAAAAAAGCAAGGATACAGAAAAAGAATGAAGCTATAAAATTCAGCAATCTTGCATATCTCAAATCCGCAATGGGTGATAGTAAGAAATCAAAAAGGGATATGCATCTCTTTTATCTCTCACTGCTTACCATCGGTCTTATGGTAATAGGTTTTGCAAATCCACACATTCCTCTTGAGCAAACAAAAGAAGGAGTGAACGTGGTGCTTGTGATGGATAATTCAGGAAGTATGCAGGCACAGGATTACCAGCCATCAAGACTGGAGGCTGCAAAATCATCTGCTGAAATCCTGATCAAATCACTTAAAAGTCAGGACTATGCAGGAGTGGTCGTCTTTGAATCAGGAGCCACCACCGCTGCTTATCTTAGTCCTGATAAGGACAAAGTAATAGAGAAATTACAGAACATCGCAGCAAAAGACGGAGCTACTGCCATAGGAGACGGTCTCAGTCTTGGAATTGACATGGCATCATCCATCCCTAACAAGAAAAAAGTTGTAATTTTACTCAGTGATGGAGTTAACAATGCAGGATATATCAGCCCTGATGAAGCTATCCAGTTCGCAAAAGCCAACGATATTCAGGTCTATACAATAGGAATGGGATCTACAGGTAAGGTTTTACTGGGTTATGACTGGTACGGAAACCCACAATATGCGGAACTCGATGAAGCTACACTTCAGAAGATAGCACAGGAAACCGGTGGAAACTATTTCAAATCCGTAGACGACAACACACTGGATGAAATATACAAGAATATCGGAGAGAACATAAAAAGAGAAACAGAAGAAACAAACATCAAGGACTGGTTCTTCTTTGCAGCATTTGTGACCTTACTTGTCCAGCTCTATTACAGATATGGAAAAGGGAGGATTCTCCAATGA
- a CDS encoding class I SAM-dependent methyltransferase yields MLNIHLNPDIDLASRRKSSIESTVEWILNSVNRKKMTILDLGCCPGLYCALMAKRGHIVTGVDISKNSIEYARKEAKRQGLDIRYVNQNYLKLNEKNKYDLIIMVFTDFGVLKPHDRDILIRNVHRALKPGGTFVFDVLSDRDLETKASGRTWEMEASGFWKDCPYLILSDSFLYPDKKVILYQHIVLADESETIDTYRFWTHFFTSYDLKQMLEPNDFESFECFDDVLPEIDMWNGENVLFCKVQKKSGK; encoded by the coding sequence TTGTTGAACATTCATCTTAACCCGGATATTGATCTGGCAAGCAGGAGAAAGTCATCTATTGAGAGCACAGTTGAATGGATTCTCAATTCGGTAAATAGGAAAAAGATGACCATACTTGATCTCGGATGCTGTCCGGGTCTGTATTGTGCGCTCATGGCAAAGAGAGGACATATTGTTACTGGTGTCGATATCTCGAAGAATTCCATCGAATATGCCAGAAAGGAAGCCAAAAGACAAGGTCTGGACATCAGATATGTGAACCAGAATTATCTTAAGCTCAACGAGAAGAACAAGTATGACCTTATAATAATGGTCTTTACAGACTTCGGTGTCCTGAAACCGCATGATAGAGATATACTCATCAGGAATGTACACAGGGCTTTGAAACCGGGTGGAACATTCGTCTTCGATGTCCTGAGTGACAGGGATCTCGAAACAAAAGCATCTGGAAGAACATGGGAGATGGAAGCAAGTGGTTTTTGGAAAGATTGTCCATATCTTATCCTCTCAGATTCTTTCCTGTATCCTGATAAGAAGGTGATATTGTACCAGCACATAGTGCTGGCTGATGAGTCTGAAACTATCGATACCTATCGTTTCTGGACACATTTCTTTACGTCATATGACCTGAAACAGATGCTGGAACCGAACGATTTTGAGAGCTTTGAGTGTTTTGATGATGTGCTGCCGGAGATCGATATGTGGAACGGTGAGAATGTGCTGTTCTGTAAAGTACAAAAAAAATCAGGAAAATAG
- a CDS encoding MBL fold metallo-hydrolase, protein MAEQSKTYNITPIHIGKSNAYLVTGSDLVILVDTGCSGNLSLLEQALDQNNLQITDIDYIIVTHSHYDHVGHLAEIKEKSGIK, encoded by the coding sequence ATGGCAGAACAAAGCAAAACTTACAACATAACTCCAATTCACATTGGAAAATCAAATGCTTATCTTGTAACAGGTTCTGATCTGGTTATTCTTGTCGATACCGGCTGTTCCGGAAATCTAAGTCTGTTAGAACAAGCCCTTGATCAAAACAATCTTCAAATTACTGACATCGATTACATTATCGTAACTCATTCTCACTATGATCATGTCGGCCACCTTGCCGAAATAAAAGAAAAAAGCGGTATCAAGTGA